A window of the Henckelia pumila isolate YLH828 chromosome 3, ASM3356847v2, whole genome shotgun sequence genome harbors these coding sequences:
- the LOC140889256 gene encoding uncharacterized protein encodes MDPYEAFYGRKCRTPIHWDGVGERVEMRPKIVRQTAEMVVQIFQRMRTAQSLQKSYADRRRRDLEFAVGDHVFLKVAPMKGVMRFGKKEKLSPRYIGPFEILERVGTLAYRLALPAPLSAVHNVFHVSMLRKYMANLTHVLELEPLQLAGYLSFEERSVRILERQERKLRNRVIPMDKVQWLNHPVEEASWDRESDMLANYPNLFGKPNFGDKILLRGCRIITPRKSTD; translated from the coding sequence ATGGATCCCTATGAAGCATTTTATGGGAGGAAGTGCAGGACTCCGATTCACTGGGATGGTGTTGGGGAGAGGGTTGAGATGAGACCAAAAATCGTGAGACAGACTGCTGAGATGGTTGTGCAGATTTTTCAACGCATGAGGACCGCTCAGAGCCTCCAGAAGAGCTACGCTGATAGACGCAGGCGTGATCTAGAGTTTGCAGTTGGAGATCACGTTTTCTTGAAGGTAGCTCcgatgaaaggggtgatgagatttgggaagaaagAGAAGTTGAGCCCTCGTTACATAGGACCGTTTGAGATTCTGGAGCGAGTGGGGACTTTAGCCTACCGATTGGCATTACCGGCCCCACTTTCCGCAGTGCATAATGTCTTTCACGTTTCGATGCTCAGGAAGTACATGGCTAATCTGACGCATGTACTAGAGCTCGAACCATTACAGTTAGCAGGATACTTGTCCTTCGAGGAGAGATCGGTACGTATCCTCGAGAGGCAAGAGAGGAAGCTGAGGAACCGAGTGATTCCCATGGATAAAGTTCAGTGGCTGAATCATCCAGTGGAGGAAGCTTCATGGGATAGGGAATCTGATATGCTAGCCAATTATCCAAATTTATTTGGTAAGCCGAATTTCGGGgacaaaattcttttaaggGGGTGTAGAATTATAACGCCCAGGAAATCCACTGACTGA